The genomic interval CTTAAATATACAAAAAAAAGTATTCAATAAGTCAATTTTTGGAACCGCCCTTTACATATTTATCATAATCTACCTGGCTGATTAAATTCTTTTCAACTAATTGTCTCTGACGTTCTTCTTGCTGTTCAGCAAGTTTCCGTCGCGATTGTGCCGATAAAAGTCGTGCTTGAAGCTCGTCGTCATTAATTTTCAGGAGTAATTCACCCTTTTTGACTTTTTCACCTTCTTTAAAATAAATTTTTGTAATCTTGCCGGAAATCTCGCTTCTGATTTCTACTTCTTCATTCGAAAGAATAGTTCCAACCGTAACAACCTTCTCACTAATTTTTTTCGGATGTATTATCTGGTACTTAACCGAAATTTGTGGATTTCTTGCGCTGGGCCCTGAAGTGTTGTTTTGTTTGGTTCCGCCCGAAAAGAGGACTTTGATAAGAACCAAAGCTACAATTACTACACATATAATAATTAAGGTAAGCTTATAACGACTCTTATTTATCATGTTGGAAATATAAGAAATATGCTCTAATTTTCAAATCATAACAGAAATAGTCAACGATTAAGTCAATATTCTCCTTACCGAATCCTTTCATAAGACTTCATTAGCTTCCCTCCCACTTTTACAAATTCACATAATTGTTGCTGTTATGAGATTACCAAACAAATCCTCCAGTTCTTTTTCCGACTCCATTTTCTCAATACTTCCAATCCACATGACTTATTGGCGTTCTGTTTAATTCTTCTTTTAAAGATTTCCACCCTGGTACGAATTTATCCGTATAAGCCTTGAAGCGTTCGTTATGACGATGCTCTAATAAATGAACCATCTCGTGTACAACTATATACTCTAAACATTGCGGCGACTTCTTGGCTAATTCCAAATTTAGCCAAATTCGATTAGCCCTATGATTACAAGTTCCCCACTTGGTCTTCATCCTTTTAATACCAAACTCATTAACTGACACTTTCATTATCACTTCCCACTTTGATACTAGTTTAGGTATCGACTCTTTTAACCTTTCGCGATACCACGCATCCAAAATAGCTTTTCTTTGTAATCTCGATGAATGTGGTCTTACATATAACTCAATATGTTCATGCTTTAATACAACTTTTGGGACTGCTTTATTTTCAGTAACCTTTAAAAGGTATCTCTTGCCGTTATAAAAGTGGCTTTCATTTGAGATATAGTCTCTCGGTGTTTCTCTTACCTGATTTTTAAATTTGGTCTGATGTTTTTTAATCCAGCCCAATTTAGAAATCGCAAATACTCTAATAGTATCCATACTCAACCGTGATGGTGCGGATATTCTAACACGTCCTGTTGGTGGGTGAACACTCAGATGAATATTTTTAATGTGTTTCTGTATCACTTCTACAGTAATATCGCCCAATTTTAATTCCTGCATCTTAATATTCTTGTTGTTTCTTAACGATCGGGAAGATTCTTTCAACTTCATTAATATCCTTAAGAACTTTGTATAAAGCGGCTTTTATTTCGTTTTCTTTTTGAAGGTTACCCTTCCAATCGGCTTTCTTGTTGTAACGAACGGCTGCATCGCAGGCAAGCGCCTTCTCCTGATTTTCTTGGAGGTTATGATATAGAACTCTTAGCGCCGGTGTTTTCAAATCGGCAGGAATATTATCGCCCTTTCCTTCATTTACTTTCTTTGCCAACTCTCCGATTTTCTTTAAATACTCTTTATAATCTACAGCCTTGGCTTTTCTCTCTTTGATAATTTCATCTAACAGCTTTGACATACGATCAAAGAATGCGGGGTCTATCAAATGCTCTTTGATGATTTTCTTCCGCACGTTGTTTTCAATTGTTTCAGCAACCGCCTCATGATTGCTTTTTATACTTTGAGGTAAACTGTTAATGGCATCGGCAATTCCGGAATTTACAATAATATCCAACAGACTTATATCACCGAACGGAGAAACAACTCTTGGGTCTTCAGCTTGAATATAATTATCAATCAGGTGCCGCATATCTGCTTCATAAGTCTTTAAGTCAAGTGTTTCGCCGCTTGCTTTGCGGATTTCTTCTCTGAGATCTAAATAAAAATCTATTTTCTTTTTAATATCATTAATCTCTTCATCGTCATAACCTGCTTGTACTAATTCTGCGGAGATGTTAGCGTAAGCACGGATTAATGCAACAGTCGATTTATACAATGCTGTGCGCCTTACTTCCGTTGCCTTCAGGTCATCCTGTTTTTCCGTATTACCGCAGAAGTATCTAATAGATGTCAATGTATCTTTTGGTGGCGGCACAGGTTCACATAGCAACGCAATCGCTTCAAGTGCTTCGTCTAATCTCTCTCGACCTTTCTTCATGCGATCTTGTAATAAAATATCGCATTCTTCTTTTTTGAATGTATCATAATCCAATTGTGATGTATATACTGATACCGCATCCTCAACTTTCTTAAATAAATCTTTATAATCAACAATATATCCAAATTCTTTATCGTCAGTATCCAAACGGTTTACGCGGCATATTGCCTGAAACAATCCATGATCCTGCATACTCTTATCAATGTATAAGTATGAGCAAGGTGGCGCGTCAAATCCAACAAGCAATTTGTCAACAACAACAATCAGTTTTAAATTGACAGGTTCTTTTATGAATTTTGCCTTTGCATCATCTTCATATTTTTCTGTGGTTTTACCATTCAGTAGAGATACATATAAGCGATAGACGTATTCTTTTTCAGTTTCAGTATTTTCTCCAGTGTCCTCTGTTGTAATATCGCGTGTAGTAGGATTGTAAGAAGTTATGATTGCACATTTGTCATTTAATTCTGTTCTCTGGAATAACTCATAATATCGGGATGCCTCATAAATACTTGATGCTACAAGGATGGCATTTCCGCTTTGAGAACTTAAACGTGGTTTAGTATTGAAATCGAGTATAATGTCATTTACTATTCTCTCCATCCTGTTTTTCGAGCTAAGCACCTTTTGCAACGTGCCCCATCGCTTTTTCAGTTCTGACTTCTGAAAATCATTCAGACCTTTGGTTTTTGCGTCAAACCATATATCAATTTTATCGGGAGATGATATTTTCTGGTCAATATCTCGTGCTTCATATACTAAATCGAGTATTACCTTATCTTCAACGCCTTCGTTGAATTTATATGTATGGATATATTTACCGAACACTTCTAAGCTGGTTTGTTTATCCTGTTTCAACAAAGGAGTTCCGGTAAAGCCGATAAATA from Bacteroidota bacterium carries:
- a CDS encoding HsdR family type I site-specific deoxyribonuclease codes for the protein MADVGQIERSTQNRIVQLFNQLGYRYLGNWEGRPNNSNIDEDTLKKYLIKKGYGQTLINKALHELRTTANNYNESLYTNNKNVYQLLRYGVKVKAEVGENYETVHLIEWDPNKIEENDFAFAEEVTVQGEREKRPDIVLYVNGIALAVLELKRSTVSIGDGIRQSIVNQQREFIQSFFSTVQFIFAGNDTEGLRFGTIGTPEKYYLKWKEDEHDDNLLQLDKYLMKLCNKKRFLELIYDFIVFDGGIKKLPRTHQYFGVKAAQEHVRRHEGGIIWHTQGSGKSIVMVLLAKWILENNPNARVAIITDRDELDKQIERVFAEAGEQIYRTRSGRDLMNQLGQAKPRLLCSLVHKFGKRDVDNFDEFIEELKNSPSKAVGDLFVFVDECHRTQSGKLHQTMKAMLPYTVFIGFTGTPLLKQDKQTSLEVFGKYIHTYKFNEGVEDKVILDLVYEARDIDQKISSPDKIDIWFDAKTKGLNDFQKSELKKRWGTLQKVLSSKNRMERIVNDIILDFNTKPRLSSQSGNAILVASSIYEASRYYELFQRTELNDKCAIITSYNPTTRDITTEDTGENTETEKEYVYRLYVSLLNGKTTEKYEDDAKAKFIKEPVNLKLIVVVDKLLVGFDAPPCSYLYIDKSMQDHGLFQAICRVNRLDTDDKEFGYIVDYKDLFKKVEDAVSVYTSQLDYDTFKKEECDILLQDRMKKGRERLDEALEAIALLCEPVPPPKDTLTSIRYFCGNTEKQDDLKATEVRRTALYKSTVALIRAYANISAELVQAGYDDEEINDIKKKIDFYLDLREEIRKASGETLDLKTYEADMRHLIDNYIQAEDPRVVSPFGDISLLDIIVNSGIADAINSLPQSIKSNHEAVAETIENNVRKKIIKEHLIDPAFFDRMSKLLDEIIKERKAKAVDYKEYLKKIGELAKKVNEGKGDNIPADLKTPALRVLYHNLQENQEKALACDAAVRYNKKADWKGNLQKENEIKAALYKVLKDINEVERIFPIVKKQQEY
- a CDS encoding SprT family zinc-dependent metalloprotease; amino-acid sequence: MKLKESSRSLRNNKNIKMQELKLGDITVEVIQKHIKNIHLSVHPPTGRVRISAPSRLSMDTIRVFAISKLGWIKKHQTKFKNQVRETPRDYISNESHFYNGKRYLLKVTENKAVPKVVLKHEHIELYVRPHSSRLQRKAILDAWYRERLKESIPKLVSKWEVIMKVSVNEFGIKRMKTKWGTCNHRANRIWLNLELAKKSPQCLEYIVVHEMVHLLEHRHNERFKAYTDKFVPGWKSLKEELNRTPISHVDWKY
- a CDS encoding biotin/lipoyl-binding protein — protein: MINKSRYKLTLIIICVVIVALVLIKVLFSGGTKQNNTSGPSARNPQISVKYQIIHPKKISEKVVTVGTILSNEEVEIRSEISGKITKIYFKEGEKVKKGELLLKINDDELQARLLSAQSRRKLAEQQEERQRQLVEKNLISQVDYDKYVKGGSKN